A genome region from Sphingobium sp. CR2-8 includes the following:
- the plsY gene encoding glycerol-3-phosphate 1-O-acyltransferase PlsY has protein sequence MTPPWLLPVFVLLLGYLLGSIPFGLILTRLTNAGDLRQIGSGSIGATNVLRTGRKGLAAATLLLDLLKGAAAVLIGAALVDGGGPMAGAMAFIGHCYPVWLRFAGGKGVATMMGVVTAMFWPAGCIFAAVWLTALFGTRWSSVGGMTAAVSAPIAMGAFGRIDLVPVALALALIVLWRHRSNIARLTKGEEPKIGRSKTEPSAE, from the coding sequence ATGACACCTCCCTGGCTTCTTCCTGTCTTTGTCCTGCTGCTGGGCTATCTGCTCGGCTCCATCCCCTTTGGCCTGATCCTGACCCGGCTGACCAACGCGGGCGATTTGCGACAGATCGGATCGGGCAGCATCGGCGCGACCAACGTGCTGCGCACCGGGCGCAAGGGGCTGGCGGCGGCGACCTTGCTGCTGGACTTGCTGAAGGGCGCTGCGGCGGTGCTGATCGGCGCGGCCCTGGTCGATGGCGGTGGGCCGATGGCGGGTGCGATGGCGTTTATCGGCCATTGCTATCCCGTCTGGCTGCGCTTTGCCGGGGGCAAGGGCGTGGCGACGATGATGGGCGTGGTGACGGCGATGTTCTGGCCTGCCGGGTGCATATTTGCAGCGGTGTGGCTGACGGCCTTGTTCGGCACGCGCTGGTCGTCGGTCGGCGGCATGACGGCGGCGGTCAGCGCGCCGATCGCCATGGGCGCCTTCGGCCGGATCGACCTGGTGCCCGTCGCCCTGGCGCTGGCGCTGATCGTGTTGTGGCGGCATCGCTCCAATATCGCGCGGTTGACGAAGGGCGAAGAACCGAAGATCGGCAGATCCAAGACCGAGCCTTCCGCCGAATGA
- the era gene encoding GTPase Era produces MEDNINTQRCGVIAVVGAPNAGKSTLVNALVGQKVAITSPKAQTTRTRVMGVAIEGDAQIVLVDTPGIFAPKRRLDRAMVQAAWGGAQGADLIAMVVDGKAGRGPKLEPIIEALKHRTERKWLILNKVDIAIKEKLLTHTQVLNDTLGFDEIFFVSAATGDGLPELKKAFVQAMPQGPWHFPEDQVSDATDRMLAAEITREQLYHQLHAELPYAAAVDTEQYKERDDGSVEIHQQILVGRPTQRAIVLGKGGQRLKEIGSKARAELATLLGVKVHLYLHVKVKEDWEDDRGIYRDIGLDWVE; encoded by the coding sequence TTGGAAGACAACATCAATACCCAGCGCTGCGGCGTCATCGCCGTCGTCGGCGCCCCCAATGCGGGCAAGTCCACGCTGGTCAACGCGCTCGTAGGGCAAAAGGTGGCGATCACCAGCCCCAAGGCGCAGACCACGCGTACCCGCGTCATGGGCGTCGCGATAGAGGGCGATGCGCAGATCGTGCTGGTCGACACGCCCGGCATCTTCGCGCCCAAGCGGCGGCTGGACCGCGCGATGGTGCAGGCAGCCTGGGGCGGCGCGCAGGGCGCGGACCTGATCGCGATGGTGGTGGATGGCAAGGCCGGGCGTGGTCCCAAGCTGGAACCGATCATCGAAGCGCTCAAACACCGCACCGAACGCAAATGGCTGATCCTCAACAAGGTCGATATCGCGATCAAGGAAAAGCTGCTGACCCATACCCAGGTGCTGAACGACACGCTGGGTTTCGACGAAATCTTCTTCGTCTCCGCCGCGACCGGCGACGGCCTGCCCGAACTGAAGAAAGCCTTCGTCCAGGCGATGCCGCAAGGACCGTGGCATTTCCCCGAAGATCAGGTGTCGGACGCCACCGACCGCATGCTGGCCGCCGAAATCACGCGCGAGCAGCTCTATCACCAGCTGCATGCCGAACTGCCCTATGCCGCCGCCGTCGACACCGAACAATATAAGGAACGCGACGACGGATCGGTCGAAATCCACCAGCAGATCCTGGTCGGTCGTCCGACGCAGCGCGCTATCGTGCTGGGCAAGGGCGGACAGCGCCTGAAGGAAATCGGGTCGAAGGCCCGCGCCGAACTTGCAACCCTGCTCGGCGTCAAGGTCCACCTCTATCTGCACGTCAAGGTGAAGGAAGACTGGGAGGACGATCGCGGCATCTATCGCGACATCGGCCTCGACTGGGTCGAATGA
- a CDS encoding cisplatin damage response ATP-dependent DNA ligase — MRQFSQLLDGLVYTRSRNGKLDLIAAYMREAPDPDRGWALAALTGNLDLKAVKSSAIGEMIRARTDPILYEMSRDYVGDLAETVALLWPKREDQPAELDDGSLSLSAVIDRLHGVSRAAAPDALAQMMDHLDSSGRFALLKLATGGLRVGISARLAKTGFALAFGLDVDDVEQVWHALAPPYTALFDWAEGRSGRPDPEGTPYFRPFMLAHPLEADSVDLTDYAAEWKWDGIRIQIVGTGSETRLYSRAGDDISGSFPEIAQAFTGHAVLDGELLVKGEVQGAAEHGGAAASFNALQQRLGRKAVSVKMMADYPAFVRLYDLLIEGDDDLRAQPWTDRRARLESYTAQLPSDRFDLSALIDAPDFDALADIRAGARDAAIEGVMLKRRDSPYVAGRKAALWYKWKRDPLTADCVMMYAQRGHGKRSSFYSDYTFGCWTEDGELLPVGKAYSGFTDEELKWLDRFVRGNTLNRFGPVREVEKTLVLEVAFDSIHDSKRHKSGLAMRFPRIARIRKDKPAAEADTVEGLKKLIA; from the coding sequence ATGAGGCAATTCTCCCAACTCCTCGACGGCCTGGTCTATACCCGCTCCCGCAACGGCAAGCTGGACCTGATCGCCGCCTATATGCGCGAAGCGCCGGACCCCGACCGAGGCTGGGCACTCGCCGCGCTGACCGGCAATCTGGATCTGAAGGCCGTCAAATCCTCTGCCATCGGCGAGATGATCCGCGCGCGCACCGATCCGATCCTCTACGAGATGAGCCGCGACTATGTCGGCGATCTCGCCGAAACCGTGGCCCTGCTCTGGCCCAAGCGCGAAGATCAACCCGCCGAACTGGACGACGGCTCGCTCAGCCTTTCGGCCGTGATTGACCGCCTCCATGGTGTCAGCCGGGCCGCCGCGCCCGATGCCCTGGCGCAGATGATGGACCATCTCGATTCGTCCGGCCGTTTCGCGCTTCTGAAACTCGCCACCGGCGGCCTGCGCGTCGGCATCTCCGCGCGCCTTGCCAAGACCGGCTTCGCGCTCGCCTTCGGCCTGGACGTCGATGATGTCGAGCAGGTCTGGCACGCCCTCGCGCCACCTTATACCGCGCTGTTCGATTGGGCGGAGGGTCGATCGGGTCGCCCCGATCCGGAAGGCACGCCCTATTTCCGTCCCTTCATGCTCGCCCACCCGCTGGAGGCGGATAGCGTGGACCTGACCGACTATGCCGCCGAATGGAAATGGGACGGCATCCGTATCCAGATCGTCGGCACAGGCAGCGAAACCCGCCTCTACAGCCGCGCGGGCGACGATATCAGTGGCAGCTTCCCGGAAATCGCGCAGGCCTTTACCGGCCACGCCGTGCTGGACGGCGAATTGCTGGTAAAGGGCGAGGTGCAGGGCGCGGCGGAACATGGTGGAGCCGCCGCCAGCTTCAATGCCCTGCAACAGCGTCTCGGCCGCAAGGCGGTCAGCGTCAAGATGATGGCCGACTATCCCGCCTTCGTCCGCCTCTACGATCTGTTGATCGAAGGCGACGACGATCTGCGCGCCCAGCCCTGGACCGATCGCCGCGCCCGCCTCGAATCCTATACGGCGCAGCTGCCGTCGGATCGGTTCGACCTGTCCGCGCTTATAGATGCCCCCGACTTCGACGCCTTGGCCGATATCCGCGCCGGTGCGCGCGATGCCGCGATCGAAGGCGTCATGCTCAAGCGTCGCGACAGCCCCTATGTCGCCGGACGCAAGGCGGCACTCTGGTACAAATGGAAGCGCGACCCGCTGACCGCCGACTGCGTCATGATGTACGCCCAGCGCGGCCATGGGAAACGCTCCTCCTTCTATTCCGACTATACGTTCGGTTGCTGGACGGAAGACGGCGAACTGCTGCCGGTGGGCAAAGCCTATAGCGGCTTCACGGACGAGGAACTGAAATGGCTCGACCGCTTCGTCCGGGGTAACACGCTCAATCGTTTCGGCCCCGTCCGCGAAGTGG
- a CDS encoding DUF3419 family protein: MTATAHDKVTNAVHRHRHLSKQGLLERAFTFAFRGLVYAQIWEDPAVDMEALAITSDCHVVTIASGGCNVLSYLTADPAKITAVDLNTAHIALNRLKLAAARTLPDHAAFHRFFAQADDKRNIAAYRSIVAPHLDEATRRYWEGRDLIGRRRIGGFARGIYKHGLLGRFIGAAHLLARLHGVNPKRMLDAQSREEQREIFERELAPIFDKGFVRWLTSQPASLFGLGIPPAQFEALAGDERMDSVLKARLEKLACDFDLKDNYFAVQAFGRGYAAGDGQIEGPLPPYLQAANHDAVRARADRVDVRHVNFTDFLAAQGDASCDRYVLLDAQDWMDDDQLNALWAQITRTAKPGARVLFRTAGEPSILPGRIADAVLDRWDYRAEASLDYTARDRSAIYGGVHLYVLRDRP, translated from the coding sequence ATGACAGCGACGGCGCATGACAAAGTCACCAACGCGGTGCATCGGCACCGGCATCTGTCCAAACAGGGGCTGTTGGAGCGGGCCTTCACCTTCGCCTTTCGCGGCCTGGTCTATGCCCAGATATGGGAAGACCCGGCGGTGGACATGGAAGCGCTGGCGATCACGTCCGACTGTCATGTGGTGACGATCGCATCGGGCGGCTGCAACGTCCTGTCCTATCTGACGGCCGATCCGGCAAAGATTACGGCGGTCGACCTCAACACCGCGCATATCGCGCTCAACCGGCTGAAGCTGGCGGCAGCGCGGACACTGCCCGACCATGCGGCCTTTCACCGCTTCTTTGCCCAAGCGGACGACAAGCGGAATATCGCGGCCTATCGCAGCATCGTCGCGCCGCATCTGGACGAGGCGACGCGGCGTTATTGGGAGGGGCGCGACCTGATCGGGCGGCGGCGCATCGGGGGCTTCGCGCGAGGCATCTACAAGCATGGGCTGCTCGGTCGCTTCATCGGTGCGGCGCATCTGCTGGCGCGGCTGCATGGCGTGAATCCCAAGCGGATGCTGGACGCGCAAAGCCGCGAGGAACAACGCGAGATTTTCGAGCGGGAACTTGCGCCGATCTTCGACAAGGGGTTCGTGCGCTGGCTGACCAGCCAGCCCGCCTCGCTGTTCGGCCTGGGCATTCCGCCCGCCCAGTTCGAGGCGCTGGCGGGTGACGAGCGGATGGACAGTGTGCTCAAGGCGCGGCTGGAAAAGCTGGCCTGCGACTTCGACCTGAAAGACAATTATTTCGCGGTGCAGGCGTTCGGACGCGGCTATGCAGCCGGAGACGGCCAGATCGAAGGGCCGTTGCCGCCTTATCTGCAGGCGGCGAACCATGACGCAGTGCGCGCGCGGGCCGATCGTGTGGATGTACGGCATGTCAATTTCACCGACTTTCTCGCTGCCCAGGGGGATGCGTCGTGCGACCGCTATGTCCTGCTCGATGCGCAGGACTGGATGGACGACGATCAGTTGAACGCGCTGTGGGCACAGATTACGCGGACGGCGAAGCCGGGCGCGCGGGTGCTGTTCCGCACGGCGGGCGAACCGAGCATCTTGCCGGGCCGCATCGCCGACGCCGTGCTGGATCGCTGGGACTATCGGGCGGAGGCGTCGCTGGATTATACGGCGCGCGATCGGTCGGCCATCTATGGCGGCGTCCACCTCTATGTGTTGAGGGATCGGCCGTGA
- the murI gene encoding glutamate racemase encodes MKVAPDAPILFFDSGVGGLSILAPARAALPTAPVVYAADSAGFPYGTKSEAEIAARVPALLGRLVERYRPRLAVIACNTASTIALAAVRTALDIPVVGTVPAIKPAALLSKSRVFGVLGTDATVRQPYVDRLAAEHGADCTVLRHGSAALVQLAEAKLRGDPLDPAIARSALAGLLDQPGGDAMDMVVLACTHFPLVEQELAAVAPRPMGFVHGGEGIARRIQYLTEGQAWPDAPSPGLAIFTRVDAKVEALRPALADYGLQEIVGL; translated from the coding sequence ATGAAGGTCGCGCCCGATGCTCCCATCCTCTTCTTCGATTCCGGCGTCGGGGGCCTTTCCATACTCGCCCCTGCGCGGGCCGCTTTGCCCACAGCGCCAGTCGTCTATGCCGCCGACAGCGCTGGCTTTCCCTATGGCACGAAGAGCGAGGCGGAAATCGCCGCACGTGTCCCCGCGCTGCTGGGCCGCCTGGTCGAACGCTATCGCCCGCGCCTAGCCGTCATCGCCTGCAACACCGCCTCGACCATCGCGCTTGCAGCGGTGCGCACGGCGCTCGACATCCCGGTAGTCGGCACCGTCCCGGCGATCAAGCCCGCCGCCCTCCTCTCCAAAAGCCGGGTCTTCGGCGTCCTTGGCACCGACGCCACGGTGCGCCAGCCCTATGTCGACCGCCTCGCGGCCGAACATGGCGCGGACTGCACCGTGCTGCGCCACGGGTCTGCCGCGCTGGTTCAGCTGGCCGAGGCCAAGCTGCGCGGCGATCCGCTCGATCCCGCCATCGCCCGCAGCGCGCTAGCTGGCCTGCTCGATCAGCCGGGGGGCGACGCCATGGACATGGTCGTCCTCGCCTGCACCCATTTCCCCTTGGTGGAGCAAGAACTGGCGGCCGTCGCGCCGCGTCCGATGGGCTTCGTCCATGGCGGAGAGGGGATCGCGCGCCGTATCCAATATCTGACGGAAGGGCAGGCCTGGCCCGACGCGCCATCGCCCGGCCTTGCCATATTCACCCGCGTCGATGCGAAGGTAGAGGCGCTGCGTCCGGCCTTAGCCGACTATGGCCTGCAAGAGATTGTTGGGCTGTGA
- a CDS encoding GIY-YIG nuclease family protein translates to MTFWTYMLHCADRSFYVGHTDNLEVRIGQHEVGQITGYTQSRQPIKLVWSQAFGTRMEALEAERQIKGWNRAKKLALIREDWSLISTLARSNQESKALRQAQRERSYFWKTTSIPSAAASSPSSAPPMRASPRWSTRS, encoded by the coding sequence ATGACATTCTGGACCTACATGCTGCATTGCGCAGACCGCAGCTTTTACGTCGGTCATACCGATAATCTGGAAGTCAGGATTGGCCAACACGAAGTCGGACAAATCACAGGCTACACCCAATCCCGCCAACCGATAAAACTGGTCTGGTCGCAGGCGTTCGGCACGCGTATGGAGGCACTTGAAGCCGAACGGCAGATCAAGGGATGGAACCGAGCGAAGAAACTGGCTCTCATCCGCGAAGACTGGTCCCTGATTTCCACATTGGCGCGATCGAATCAAGAAAGTAAAGCGCTTCGACAGGCTCAGCGCGAACGGAGTTATTTTTGGAAGACAACATCAATACCCAGCGCTGCGGCGTCATCGCCGTCGTCGGCGCCCCCAATGCGGGCAAGTCCACGCTGGTCAACGCGCTCGTAG
- a CDS encoding class I SAM-dependent methyltransferase, translated as MSGHRQLMDGVYRYQRHIYDLTRKYYLLGRDGLIADLDPPVGGGVLEIGCGTGRNLIAVGKVWPKARLYGVDISEAMLETAWASVAKVGLGDRVTLVQGDACGFDAGALFGRERFERVFISYALSMIPEWEMALAQAARCVAPGGKLEIVDFGQQDRLPSLWKRALFGWLGRFHVSPRRELATAIARLAQDTGGFSHSRTLYRGYAVRGGLIRV; from the coding sequence GTGAGCGGCCATCGCCAGTTGATGGATGGGGTCTATCGCTATCAACGGCATATCTATGACCTGACCCGCAAATATTATCTACTGGGTCGCGACGGGCTAATCGCAGACCTCGATCCGCCGGTCGGCGGCGGGGTTCTGGAGATCGGTTGCGGCACTGGGCGCAACCTGATCGCGGTCGGGAAGGTCTGGCCCAAGGCGCGGCTCTATGGCGTCGATATCAGCGAGGCGATGCTGGAGACGGCCTGGGCGTCGGTGGCCAAGGTGGGGCTGGGTGATCGGGTGACGCTGGTGCAAGGGGATGCCTGCGGGTTCGACGCCGGAGCGCTGTTCGGGCGTGAGCGGTTCGAGCGGGTGTTCATCAGCTACGCCCTGTCGATGATCCCGGAATGGGAAATGGCGCTGGCGCAGGCGGCGCGCTGCGTGGCGCCGGGCGGCAAGCTGGAGATTGTGGACTTTGGCCAGCAGGATCGGCTGCCATCGTTGTGGAAGCGGGCGCTGTTCGGATGGCTCGGTCGCTTCCACGTGTCGCCGCGCCGGGAGTTGGCGACGGCGATCGCGCGGCTGGCGCAGGACACCGGCGGCTTTTCGCATAGTCGGACGCTATATCGGGGCTATGCGGTGCGGGGTGGGTTGATCCGGGTTTGA
- a CDS encoding ligase-associated DNA damage response exonuclease — protein MTHWIEPHPTGIYVRPADAWIDPSLPQERALVTHGHADHARGGHGHVWATRETLAIMALRYGTASGTAVDYGDEVRMGGVTIRYVPAGHVLGSAQIILDHAGERVVVTGDYKRRPDPTCLPFQPVPCDIFVTEATFGLPVFRHPDTGSEMDRLLVALHANPDRCVLVGAYALGKAQRVICELRARGHHDPIYIHGAMERMCALYQEFGVDMGELRPATGVAAKEMRGHIVIAPPSALNDRWSRRLPDPITAMASGWMRVRQRARQKNVELPLVISDHADWDELTDTIREVAPTETWITHGREEALLHWCMTHQIRARALALVGREDEDEG, from the coding sequence ATGACCCATTGGATCGAACCACACCCCACCGGCATCTATGTCCGCCCCGCCGATGCCTGGATCGATCCGTCGCTGCCGCAGGAACGGGCGCTGGTGACCCATGGCCATGCCGATCACGCGCGCGGCGGGCACGGCCATGTCTGGGCGACGCGCGAAACGCTGGCGATCATGGCGCTGCGCTATGGCACGGCCAGCGGCACAGCCGTCGACTATGGCGACGAGGTGCGGATGGGCGGCGTCACCATCCGCTACGTGCCTGCCGGTCATGTGCTGGGATCGGCGCAGATCATCCTCGATCATGCTGGGGAGCGCGTGGTCGTGACCGGGGATTACAAGCGGCGTCCCGACCCGACCTGCCTGCCTTTCCAGCCCGTGCCTTGCGATATCTTCGTAACCGAAGCGACCTTCGGCCTCCCCGTCTTCCGCCATCCCGACACCGGCAGCGAGATGGACCGGCTGCTCGTCGCGCTCCACGCCAACCCCGATCGCTGCGTGCTGGTCGGCGCCTATGCGTTGGGCAAGGCGCAGCGGGTCATCTGCGAATTGCGCGCCCGGGGCCATCATGATCCCATTTACATCCATGGCGCGATGGAGCGGATGTGCGCCCTCTACCAGGAATTCGGCGTCGACATGGGCGAACTGCGCCCAGCGACCGGCGTTGCGGCCAAGGAAATGCGCGGCCACATAGTGATAGCGCCGCCGTCCGCGCTCAACGACCGCTGGAGCCGCCGCCTGCCCGATCCGATCACCGCCATGGCCTCCGGCTGGATGCGCGTGCGCCAGCGCGCCCGGCAGAAGAATGTCGAATTGCCGCTGGTCATATCCGACCATGCCGACTGGGACGAACTGACCGACACGATCCGCGAAGTCGCGCCGACCGAAACCTGGATCACCCATGGCCGCGAGGAAGCGCTGCTCCATTGGTGCATGACCCACCAGATTCGCGCCCGCGCCCTGGCCCTGGTCGGCCGCGAAGACGAGGATGAGGGATGA
- the hemA gene encoding 5-aminolevulinate synthase, which yields MNYKHIFSQAIDRLHEEGRYRVFIDILRNRGSYPNARCFHGHNGPKPITVWCSNDYLAMGQHPKVVAAMEEALHDVGAGSGGTRNIGGNTHYHIDLEGELADLHGKEAALLFTSGYVSNEATLSTLAKLLPGCIVFSDELNHASMIAGIRNSGCEKRVFRHNDVDHLRELLAAEDPEAPKLIAFESVYSMDGDVAPIADICDLADEYNALTYLDEVHAVGMYGARGGGISERDDVAGRLTIIEGTLGKAFGVMGGYIAADQMIVDVIRSYAPGFIFTTSLSPVLVAGVLASVRHLKGSSEEREGQQASAAKLKALMAEAGLPVMPSVTHIVPLMVGDPVKAKRISDILLAEYGAYVQPINYPTVPRGTERLRFTPGPAHNEEMMRDLVSALAEIWDRLELEKTARQAA from the coding sequence GTGAACTACAAGCACATCTTTTCGCAGGCGATCGACCGGCTTCACGAAGAAGGCCGCTATCGCGTGTTCATCGATATCCTGCGCAATCGCGGCTCCTATCCCAATGCCCGCTGCTTTCACGGCCATAACGGGCCGAAGCCCATCACCGTCTGGTGCTCCAACGACTATCTCGCCATGGGTCAGCATCCCAAGGTCGTCGCCGCGATGGAAGAGGCGCTGCACGATGTCGGCGCAGGCTCCGGCGGCACGCGCAATATCGGTGGCAACACCCATTATCATATAGATCTGGAAGGCGAACTGGCCGACCTGCATGGCAAGGAAGCGGCCCTGCTCTTCACCTCGGGCTATGTCTCGAACGAAGCGACGCTGTCCACCCTTGCCAAGCTGCTGCCCGGCTGCATCGTCTTTTCCGACGAGCTGAACCACGCCTCCATGATTGCGGGCATCCGCAATTCGGGCTGCGAAAAGCGTGTCTTCCGTCATAACGACGTCGATCACCTGCGCGAACTGCTCGCTGCCGAAGATCCCGAAGCACCCAAGCTGATCGCCTTCGAAAGCGTCTATTCGATGGACGGCGACGTCGCGCCGATCGCGGACATTTGCGACCTGGCGGACGAATATAACGCGCTCACCTATCTGGACGAAGTGCATGCCGTGGGCATGTATGGCGCGCGGGGCGGCGGCATTTCGGAACGCGACGATGTTGCGGGCCGCCTGACCATCATTGAAGGCACGCTGGGCAAGGCGTTCGGCGTGATGGGCGGCTATATCGCGGCCGACCAGATGATCGTCGACGTGATCCGCAGCTATGCGCCCGGCTTCATCTTCACCACCTCGCTGTCGCCGGTGCTGGTTGCGGGCGTTTTGGCCAGCGTCCGGCACCTCAAAGGCTCCAGCGAGGAACGCGAAGGCCAGCAGGCCTCCGCCGCCAAGCTCAAGGCGCTGATGGCCGAAGCAGGCCTGCCGGTCATGCCGTCGGTCACGCACATCGTTCCGCTGATGGTCGGCGACCCGGTCAAGGCCAAGCGGATCAGCGACATATTGCTCGCCGAATATGGCGCCTATGTGCAGCCGATCAACTATCCGACCGTCCCCCGCGGCACCGAACGCCTGCGCTTCACCCCCGGCCCCGCCCATAACGAAGAGATGATGCGCGACTTGGTGTCGGCGTTGGCGGAAATCTGGGATCGGTTGGAACTCGAAAAGACGGCGCGGCAGGCGGCGTAG
- the dprA gene encoding DNA-processing protein DprA yields the protein MSERERFDRLRLIRSPRIGPVSYRQLLARFGTAGEALRAIPDLAARGGGKARVADASAVEKEIAQSRALGARYLLMGDADYPALLDQFNGAPPALILRGDLALAGGQCIAMVGARNASAAACRFARSLAQDLGQRGAVVVSGLARGIDTEAHRGSIASGTIAVIASGIDVAFPPDNAALQEQIAGEGLLVTEHPPGTQPLARHFPARNRIIAGLSVGTVVVEAAPRSGSLITARLAGEAGREVMAVPGSPIDPRAQGCNQLIREGAILIQNAADVLEAVGSIDPRMVRQGSFGFVGEPVSSDVAAQEREAVIALLGPVAVPIDELIRLSGLSPAVVQTILLELELAGRTDRHSGGKVSLI from the coding sequence ATGAGCGAGCGGGAGCGGTTCGATCGCCTGCGGCTCATCCGCTCTCCCCGGATCGGTCCGGTCAGCTATCGGCAATTGCTCGCGCGGTTCGGGACCGCTGGCGAAGCGTTGCGCGCCATTCCCGATCTTGCCGCGCGCGGCGGCGGCAAGGCGCGCGTGGCGGATGCGAGCGCGGTGGAGAAGGAGATCGCGCAGAGCCGGGCATTAGGCGCGCGCTATCTGCTGATGGGCGATGCCGATTATCCCGCGCTGCTGGACCAGTTCAACGGCGCGCCGCCCGCGTTGATCCTGCGCGGCGACTTAGCTTTGGCAGGCGGGCAGTGCATCGCGATGGTCGGTGCGCGCAATGCGTCCGCCGCCGCCTGTCGCTTTGCGCGCAGCCTGGCGCAGGATCTGGGACAACGCGGCGCGGTGGTCGTGTCTGGGCTGGCGCGCGGCATCGATACCGAGGCGCATCGCGGGTCGATCGCCAGCGGGACGATCGCCGTGATCGCGAGCGGGATCGACGTCGCTTTCCCGCCGGACAATGCGGCCTTGCAGGAACAGATTGCGGGCGAAGGGCTACTGGTCACGGAGCATCCGCCCGGCACCCAGCCGCTGGCGCGGCATTTCCCCGCGCGCAATCGCATCATTGCGGGTCTGAGCGTCGGCACGGTGGTGGTGGAGGCCGCGCCGCGATCCGGTTCGCTGATTACCGCGCGGCTGGCGGGCGAGGCGGGGCGGGAGGTCATGGCGGTGCCGGGATCGCCGATCGATCCGCGCGCGCAGGGGTGCAACCAGCTTATCCGCGAGGGCGCGATCCTGATCCAGAACGCCGCCGACGTGCTGGAGGCGGTGGGTAGCATCGATCCGCGTATGGTGCGGCAGGGCAGCTTCGGGTTCGTCGGCGAACCGGTGTCGAGCGACGTCGCCGCGCAGGAGCGGGAGGCGGTGATCGCCCTGCTGGGGCCGGTGGCGGTGCCGATCGACGAACTGATCCGGCTGTCGGGCCTGTCGCCCGCCGTGGTGCAGACGATATTGCTGGAACTGGAGCTGGCCGGACGGACGGACCGGCATTCAGGGGGTAAGGTGTCACTGATATGA
- a CDS encoding glycerophosphoryl diester phosphodiesterase membrane domain-containing protein: protein MNETARRIEIGGIFSAALGDIGRDIARYGGFAVVIGVLGGLTDTYLPQAGNMASNIALFFLSVLAVYHTLRTRLGAVEISPRFGAAFGFSLVSGLAMALGFVLLIVPGVLLFVRWAVGLPALLRENLGITEAMRRSSVLTQGNRWRILGLGLLIWVPFLIVMVAIGGLSAAFAGEASLDSLLFNILVNLAAGGASILSSVCWTEAYLTLSREDESGRSLAEIFA from the coding sequence ATGAACGAAACGGCAAGACGGATCGAGATCGGCGGCATTTTTTCCGCGGCCCTGGGCGATATCGGTCGGGACATCGCCCGCTATGGCGGGTTTGCGGTCGTGATCGGAGTGCTGGGCGGCCTGACGGACACCTATCTTCCGCAGGCCGGAAACATGGCGAGCAATATCGCCCTCTTCTTCCTTTCGGTGCTGGCGGTCTATCATACGCTACGGACGCGACTGGGCGCGGTCGAGATATCGCCCCGCTTCGGCGCGGCCTTCGGTTTCAGCCTGGTCTCCGGCCTCGCTATGGCGCTGGGGTTCGTGCTGCTCATCGTGCCGGGCGTGCTGCTGTTCGTTCGCTGGGCGGTGGGACTGCCCGCGCTGTTGCGCGAAAATCTGGGCATCACGGAGGCCATGCGGCGCAGCAGCGTGCTGACGCAGGGCAATCGCTGGCGGATATTGGGCCTCGGCCTGCTGATCTGGGTGCCGTTCCTGATCGTGATGGTGGCGATCGGCGGCCTGTCCGCCGCCTTTGCTGGAGAAGCGAGTCTGGACTCGCTCCTCTTCAACATATTGGTCAACCTGGCGGCGGGCGGTGCATCGATCCTGAGTTCGGTATGTTGGACCGAGGCCTATCTCACCTTGTCGCGGGAGGATGAAAGCGGGCGGTCGCTGGCGGAGATTTTCGCCTGA